The genomic region CATGTCCTTCCCATTTCAGCGCTGTTTTTCCTGCCTTTCCAAGCTGGCAGATACGGTCGGAACAATACCATCCGATATTGATGACATCACCTTTTTTATAACCTAATTCTTTTTCGGCTATAGACCAGTCGAAGTTTTTTATTCTTTCTTCGTAAGAACCAATGTTTGACATATTCTTTCTCCTTTAAATGTTTATATAGCGTTTAGTTTTTTACCTACCTTAATAAATTTATCAACTGCAAATTCAATGTCTTCTGTTGAATGTGCTGCACTGATCTGAACACGGATACGGGATTTTCCTCTTGGCACTACCGGGAAGTAGAAGCCAATGACATAAACTCCCTCTCTGAGCAATTCCTCGGCAAAAATCTGTGAAACCTTTGCATCGTTTTCAAGATGCCCAAGCATGATAGGAGTAATCGGATGTATGCTCTCGCCAATCTGAAAGCCCGCTTCTTTCATGAGTTTTTTGAATAATCTGGTGTTTTGAAATAGCTTTTCTCTCAGATAATCTGATTCCTGAAGGATGTTGATGACCTCAATGGTCGCACCGGCTATGGCAGGAGATAGAGAATTTGAAAACAGATAAGGTCTGCTTTTCTGCCTTAATATCTCGATGATTTCTTTTCTTCCGGAAATACAACCTCCCGATGCTCCTCCGAGTGCTTTTCCGAAAGTGGTGGAAATTATATCAACTCTGTCCATGCAGTTACAATGTTCATGGCTGCCTCTTCCTGTCGGACCGATAAAACCTGTGGCATGAGAGTCGTCCACCATGACAAGTGCATCATATTTTTCTGCCAGATCACATATTTTATCTACCTGGGCAATGATACCATCCATTGAAAAAACACCATCGGTAACGATTATCTTATATTTTGCCTCGCGTGCATGAATAAGTTGTTCTTCGAGGTCTTCCATGTCGTTGTTGCGGTAACGGTAGCGTTTTGCCTTCGATAATCTTACTCCGTCAATAATGGAAGCATGATTAAGTTCATCGCTGATGATGGCGCAGTTTTCATCGAGTAAGGGCTCAAATACACCTCCATTCGCATCGAAAGCAGAACTATATAAAATGGTATCATCCATTCCCAGAAATTCCGACATTTTATTTTCCAGGTCGCGATGTACCTTTTGAGTTCCACAGATAAAGCGTACCGATGCCATTCCGAATCCCCACCTGAAAAAAGCAAGATTGGCAGCTGCCATGACACGGGGTTCATTGCACAGTCCCAGATAATTATTTGCACAGAAATTCAGGACTTTTAACCCTTTTTCTGTTTTTATTTCTACTCCTTGCGGTGTGGCCAGTATTCGTTCGGTTTTGTACAGCCCTTCCTTTTTCAGCATCTCTAACTGCTGGCTAAGTTCTTCTTTAATTTTACCGTACATCTTGTTGAATAACTTTGGAAAGTTGTTTTTGATTGATATTTTTATGGGGGTCAAAATTAAACATTGAGTTGAATTATGCAAAAAAATATCAGCGGTTTGTCGCGGCTTCTTCAAGTTAACATCTGTTTCTTTCGGTACACACTTTTTGAATAGTTTTAAACATGGTTTTATCTTCAGTTTAAATTTGTTCCGGTATGAACATCTTATATTTTCTCACCTGATTTTTATTACCGTAACAGAAACCGGACTTTCTGAAGGGAAAATCAGACTTTAATTATGTGATTGATAATCTTAGAGTTGTATAGAATTTGAAAAATATTTCAAAAGTTTTATCACAAAATAAAAACTTCATACCTTTGCACCCTCAATTAATTTTGATTCTGTAGCTCAGCAGGTAGAGCATCTGCCTTTTAAGCAGGGGGTCCTGGGTTCGAATCCCAGCAGGATCACATCAAGTCGTGAAATACATAAACTAACCGCCTGAAATTCCTTCATGCGGTTTTTTTATTTTTAAACAGTCCAACTTTTTTTTCTTATTTAAAAAATTAAATTTGTGGTTTGAAAAAAATTTTGCTAAACATAAAATTATCACGTTATGAGGAAAAAAATTACAACAATTTTCTTAGGATTGCTTCTGCCTCTATTGTCTGTGGCAAGTGAAGCAGATCTCCCAATTCCTGACCTGAAACAAAGCTTTTTTCAAAATTTTGGATTAAATGGCTGGAATTTGTTGCTGATCAGTTCAGTTATCATTCTGATCGGTATTTTGTTTGGAGTTCTTCAGTACCTGAAAATCAAAAAGATTCCGGTTCATAAATCCATGCTGAATATTTCAGGGATTATTTATGAGACCTGTAAAACTTACCTCTTGCAGCAGGGAAGATTCCTGATTATCTTATTCCTGATTATTGCTGTCGCCATTGTTTATTATTTTCTTGGCCTTGTAGAGGGAATTACAATTCCAAAGGTGTTACTGATATTGTTCTGGACGGTAATCGGTATTCTTGGTTCCTATTCAGTGGCATGGTTTGGTATCAGAATCAACACTTTAGCCAATAGCCGGACATCATTTGCCGCCCTGAAAAATAAGCCGTTTTATGTAATGTCGATTCCTCTTCAGTCGGGCATGAGTGTAGGTCTGTTGCTGGTGTGTGTCGAATTGGTAATGATGCTTACCATTTTGTTGTTTGTTCCCGGAGATAGTGCCGGGGCTTGTTTTGTGGGCTTTGCTATCGGAGAATCCTTAGGAGCAAGTGCGCTGAGAATAGCAGGAGGTATTTTTACAAAAATTGCTGACATTGGTGCCGACCTGATGAAGATTGTTTTCAATTTGCCTGAAGATGATCCCCGTAACCCCGGTGTCATTGCCGATTGTACAGGTGATAATGCAGGGGACAGTGTCGGCCCTACTGCTGACGGCTTTGAAACTTACGGTGTAACGGGTGTTGCCCTCATTGCCTTTATTGTGCTTTCTATAGCAAATATTCCTTTTCAGGCTACCCTGATTGTCTGGATATTTGCCATGCGTATTCTGATGATTTTCACTTCTTTATTTTCCTATTACCTTAATAATCTGATTTCAAAATCACGTTATGAAAAAGCATCTTCCTTTAATTTTGAAACGCCTTTAACCAATCTGGTGTGGATTACTTCCATTACTTCAATAATCGTTACGTTTGTTATTAGTTATTTGTTGATTGGAAAAATTGAAATTGAAGGCAATGTGGTAACAGATTTATGGTGGAAGCTGGCAGGGATTATCAGTTTC from Sphingobacteriales bacterium harbors:
- a CDS encoding glycine C-acetyltransferase; this encodes MYGKIKEELSQQLEMLKKEGLYKTERILATPQGVEIKTEKGLKVLNFCANNYLGLCNEPRVMAAANLAFFRWGFGMASVRFICGTQKVHRDLENKMSEFLGMDDTILYSSAFDANGGVFEPLLDENCAIISDELNHASIIDGVRLSKAKRYRYRNNDMEDLEEQLIHAREAKYKIIVTDGVFSMDGIIAQVDKICDLAEKYDALVMVDDSHATGFIGPTGRGSHEHCNCMDRVDIISTTFGKALGGASGGCISGRKEIIEILRQKSRPYLFSNSLSPAIAGATIEVINILQESDYLREKLFQNTRLFKKLMKEAGFQIGESIHPITPIMLGHLENDAKVSQIFAEELLREGVYVIGFYFPVVPRGKSRIRVQISAAHSTEDIEFAVDKFIKVGKKLNAI